In Gossypium arboreum isolate Shixiya-1 chromosome 6, ASM2569848v2, whole genome shotgun sequence, the following are encoded in one genomic region:
- the LOC108465441 gene encoding uncharacterized protein LOC108465441, with protein sequence MLLRRLPSTAVSLATAALSRRYTSYLFSSQRGLQSFNSISFCSSSEISPEFTDLIADQSSKRGPLKPGLYLVGTPIGNLEDITLRALRVLKSADVILSEDTRHSGKLLHYYNIKTPLLSYHKYNESQREHTVLKRLKQGEIVALISDAGMPGISDPGTELAKICVDENIPVIPIPGPSAFLTALSASGLSTDEFTFVGFLPKHAGSRKERLVASASETTTQIFYVPPHKLGQFLEESSLIFGDSRQCVIARELTKIHEEFWRGTLGTAKEAFSTRQPKGEITLLIEGNSNSSVETPSESQLENDLRELISNGHSLSSAVKLVAEGTSMKKKRIYSLALRKFVKKTKADDSD encoded by the exons ATGCTGCTCCGACGACTGCCTTCCACCGCTGTTTCCCTCGCAACCGCCGCTCTATCCCGGCGTTACACTTCTTACTTGTTCTCCTCTCAGCGAGGCCTTCAATCCTTCAATTCCATCTCCTTTTGCTCGTCCTCCGAAATATCACCGGAATTTACCGACTTAATCGCCGATCAGTCCTCCAAACGC GGACCTCTCAAACCTGGACTGTATCTCGTCGGAACACCTATTGGAAACCTTGAAGATATAACTTTACG TGCTCTACGGGTGTTGAAATCAGCTGATGTCATACTATCGGAGGACACGCGACATTCTGGGAAGTTACTTCACTATTACAACATCAAAACACCTCTT CTAAGTTACCACAAATATAATGAATCTCAAAGAGAACACACAGTTTTAAAGAGGTTAAAGCAAGGGGAGATTGTAGCCTTGATCAGTGATGCTGGAATGCCTGGCATTAGTGATCCTGGTACGGAACTG GCAAAGATATGTGTGGATGAAAACATTCCTGTGATTCCAATTCCTGGACCATCTGCCTTCTTAACTGCGCTTTCTGCCTCTGGGTTGTCCACTGATGAATTCACATTTG TTGGATTTCTTCCGAAACATGCTGGTTCACGGAAGGAGAGGTTGGTTGCTTCTGCAAGTGAAACAACAACGCAAATCTTCTATGTTCCTCCTCACAAACTTGGCCAGTTTCTTGAAGAAAGTTCCCTGATTTTTGGTGACTCAAG ACAATGTGTCATAGCTCGGGAACTAACAAAAATTCACGAAGAG TTCTGGCGGGGCACTCTAGGGACAGCAAAGGAAGCCTTCTCAACTCGCCAGCCAAAGGGAGAAATTACCCTCTTGATTGAGGGCAATTCAAATTCCAGCGTGGAAACTCCGTCAGAGAGTCAGTTAGAAAATGACCTGAGAGAATTGATCTCCAATGGCCATAGTCTTTCTTCG GCAGTCAAATTGGTGGCCGAAGGAACAtcgatgaaaaagaaaagaatatattCACTCGCCTTGAGAAAATTCGTGAAGAAAACCAAAGCAGACGATTCAGATTAA
- the LOC108465443 gene encoding BEL1-like homeodomain protein 11: protein MVSWDSTPNLTSRMLHHFDAYNTEISHTRHLMDLLGAPNDSYRHHRTQTLSLSLGFCMLGSSFHGAEDTSDDYPFIGHPTTYVIGNWRYLIPAQSLLNELVNVGFKNIDETPKLSSEFFRSKIVPSPDEHELHITLTKLIGLLEEVETQYEKYNNQMEQLVSLFESIVGVGAARCYTALTLQAMCRHFGKLRDTILTRINRTRTNVRHDLSRINRGLSRMSLFDRGFRHSNTLCVQRQVWRPVRGLPQTSVAILRSWLFQHFLHPYPTDSEKLTLSSQTGLTKNQVSNWFINARVRLWKPMIEEIYEKELADSPQHVSHDLIEG from the exons ATGGTGTCCTGGGATTCGACTCCGAATCTAACTAGTCGTATGTTACACCATTTTGATGCTTATAACACTGAGATTAGCCACACAAGACACCTGATGGACCTTCTCGGAGCACCTAACGACTCGTACCGTCACCACAGAACTCAAACTCTCTCGTTATCACTCGGCTTTTGCATGCTCGGTTCATCGTTTCATGGGGCAGAAGATACAAGTGATGACTACCCTTTTATAGGCCATCCAACTACGTATGTTATAGGGAACTGGAGGTACCTAATACCAGCTCAATCCCTCTTAAACGAACTCGTCAATGTCGGATTCAAAAATATCGACGAAACGCCAAAGCTTTCCTCCGAATTCTTCAGAAGCAAGATAGTACCATCGCCCGATGAACACGAACTTCACATCACACTTACGAAGCTAATTGGATTACTTGAGGAG GTCGAAACCCAATACGAGAAATATAACAACCAAATGGAACAACTGGTTTCGTTATTCGAATCGATTGTTGGTGTAGGAGCAGCAAGGTGTTACACTGCTTTGACATTGCAAGCCATGTGTAGACATTTTGGCAAGCTTAGAGATACCATCTTGACTCGAATAAATCGCACTAGAACGAATGTTCGGCACGATTTGTCGAGAATAAACCGAGGGTTGTCGCGGATGAGCTTGTTTGATAGAGGTTTTAGGCATAGTAACACATTGTGTGTTCAAAGACAAGTATGGAGACCTGTTAGAGGATTGCCTCAAACCTCTGTTGCAATACTTCGGTCTTGGCTATTCCAGCACTTCCTTCACCC GTATCCAACAGACTCTGAGAAGCTAACGTTGTCATCACAAACAGGGTTGACCAAGAACCAA GTATCGAATTGGTTTATAAATGCTCGAGTTCGGCTATGGAAACCAATGATTGAAGAAATATACGAAAAGGAGCTTGCAGATTCTCCACAACACGTCTCTCATGATCTTATTGAGGGTTGA